The DNA segment CCTTTTGCGCGAAGATGAGATCGACGATGGCCGCGCCGGTCTCCGAATCGAGATTGCCGGTCGGCTCGTCGGCGACGAGAATCACAGGGTCGGGCGCGAGCGCCCTGGCGATGGCGACGCGCTGCTGCTCGCCGCCGGACATTTGCGCGGGATAATGGGAGAGGCGGTGGCGAAGGCCCACGGCCTCCAGCTCCTGCGCGGCGCGCTCGAAAGCGTCGGCGCGGCCGGCGAGCTCCAGCGGGATGGCGACATTCTCCAGCGCCGTCATCGTCGCGATGAGCTGGAAAGACTGGAAGACGACCCCTATCTTCCCTCCACGGAACCGCGCCAGCGCATTTTCATCGAGCCGGGCGAGGTCGCTGCCGTCGACGAGCACCTTGCCGGAATCGGGCCGCTCGAGGCCGGCGAGCATCATCAGCAATGTGGATTTCCCCGAGCCGGAGGGTCCGACGAGGCCGACAGCCTCGCCGCGCGCGACGGCGAGGCTTATGTTCTTGAGCACATGGACGCGCGCCGCGCCCGCTCCGAGGGTGAGATCGACGTCCTCGAGCTCGATGACCGGCCGCTGCACTTTGGAGGTCCTAATGGTTTGCCGCTGCGCCCGCCGCCGCTCTCGCGACCCGGCCAAGACGCCCGCCCCGACATATGCGAAGGCGCCGCCGGTTTCCAGTGCGCGGCCGCGCTTTCGTCCGCTCGGCCCGGCGGCGCTGCTCTGCGCCGCCGCGATTTTGGCGCTTCTCACCATGATCTCTCTGCCCGCCGCGGCCGAGCCGCTGCGCGTCATCGCCTTCGGCGACAGTCTCAGCGCCGGCTTTCAGCTGCCGGCGGACGCCTCCTTTCCGGCGCAGCTCGAGGCCCGGCTGAAAAATGACGGCTATGACGCCCGCGTCGTCAACGCCAGCGTCTCCGGCGACACCACGAGGGGCGGGCTGGCGCGCGTCTCCTATGCGCTGCGCGACGGCGGCGATCTGATGATTCTCGAGCTCGGCGCCAATGACATGCTGCTCGGCTTCGATCCGGCGACGACGCGCGGCAATCTGGAGAAAATCATCGGCGCCGCCGAGGAAAAGGGCCTCGCCGTGCTGCTCGCCGGAATGCTGGCCAACGCCAATTTCGGCGAGGAGCAGAAAAAAGCCTTCGACGCCATTTTCCCCGATCTCTCGGCGCGGCGCGGCCTGCCGCTCTATCCCTTCTTTCTCGAGGGCGTCGTCGGCGAGAAGGGCATGACCCTCGTCGACGGATTGCATCCGAGCCGGGCCGGTGTGGCGCGGATCGTCGCCGGCGTCGCGCCTTTGGCGGAGAAGCGCCTCGATTCCCTGCGATCGACGCGTCAGGGCGCCGCGCAGCGCTGAGCGAGGCCGCGAGCGAGGCCGTGAGAAAAAATCCGTTCACATGCCGGATTTTCGTTACAGCCGTCGCATTCTCGATATAGTGCCGACACCATCCTTAGCGCGCGCCATTGCGGCGCGCCGATCCGCGAGGAGGCGCCGACAACGGCCCCGTCGCTCCGCCGTATCCGCGGCCGGGCAGGGACCGAGCGAGCAGACAGCGACTTCGCCTTTTCCACTCCCCGAGCGCCTTGCGAGGCCAGGATGGAGGACCTGCGATGCCCAGACTGTTCACCGCCCTCGAAATCCCCCCTCTCGTCGCCGGCGATCTCGCCGCTCTGCGCGGAGGCGTTCCGGGAGCCCGCTGGATCGACGCGGAAAATTATCACATCACGCTGCGCTTCATCGGCGATGTGGACGATGCGCTCGGCCATGACGCGGCCATGACGCTTGCCGCCATCCGCCGTCCTCCCGTCTCGATCACGCTGGAAGAGCTGTCGAGCTTCGGCGGCGACAAACCGCGCGCCATTGTGGTGAAGGCGCGCGCCGATTCGGCGCTGGCCGAGCTGCAGGCGGAGCAGGAGCGCCTGCTGCGGCGCATCGGCATTCCGC comes from the Methylosinus sp. PW1 genome and includes:
- a CDS encoding ABC transporter ATP-binding protein, which encodes MQRPVIELEDVDLTLGAGAARVHVLKNISLAVARGEAVGLVGPSGSGKSTLLMMLAGLERPDSGKVLVDGSDLARLDENALARFRGGKIGVVFQSFQLIATMTALENVAIPLELAGRADAFERAAQELEAVGLRHRLSHYPAQMSGGEQQRVAIARALAPDPVILVADEPTGNLDSETGAAIVDLIFAQKARRSATLVLVTHDPSLAARCDRAVRLRSGRIEDEAPAS
- the thpR gene encoding RNA 2',3'-cyclic phosphodiesterase produces the protein MPRLFTALEIPPLVAGDLAALRGGVPGARWIDAENYHITLRFIGDVDDALGHDAAMTLAAIRRPPVSITLEELSSFGGDKPRAIVVKARADSALAELQAEQERLLRRIGIPPEPRKFVPHVTLARLRGASCSSVATYLGTRGYFPPMRFEAARFVLFSSRDSVGGGPYIVEADYPLRDRKALAGGARELTAYSR
- a CDS encoding arylesterase, translating into MVCRCARRRSRDPAKTPAPTYAKAPPVSSARPRFRPLGPAALLCAAAILALLTMISLPAAAEPLRVIAFGDSLSAGFQLPADASFPAQLEARLKNDGYDARVVNASVSGDTTRGGLARVSYALRDGGDLMILELGANDMLLGFDPATTRGNLEKIIGAAEEKGLAVLLAGMLANANFGEEQKKAFDAIFPDLSARRGLPLYPFFLEGVVGEKGMTLVDGLHPSRAGVARIVAGVAPLAEKRLDSLRSTRQGAAQR